Proteins from one Hemiscyllium ocellatum isolate sHemOce1 chromosome 6, sHemOce1.pat.X.cur, whole genome shotgun sequence genomic window:
- the ankrd50l gene encoding ankyrin repeat domain-containing protein 50 — MTQSLLQGKRFYCRQWALHKLQRCLDYGACSRSTGVLVTGGPGSGKTALCSEVLWPVSEHGQRFDLSVRTVAYHFCQAQDVQTLSVSGFVLSLVEQIERSSWLPSYRERLREVSLQALLERSECEKNPDETFKRALLLPLLDLQPPSQNLLLLVDSIDEGEIFKDADWKPSGKSGTIAELLSNHQELFPSWLLLACSARKQNKTISRMFSGFRKICLDDLRKSHIVKDVQQYILCRLDQEEALRQHLSRDTAEMLNQLHIKSNGCFLYLERVLDGVLDNFIMLREIRDIPGTLNGLYLWLCQRLFTRKQFTKIQPILNVMLAAQRPLTPRQLFEAVWTKGTCLTANDFQRKMETLSKLLLDGEGGTKIVFHHSFAEWLLDVKYCTQKYLCNVAQGHAMLAMALTCRAKELTAAQVQEYARHLVHSQLQPEPSCLALWMVWSGAPVSRDSLASILPVEQEVLQLLVKAGAYAADREGADSSGVIHRALEREDSIRMLLENGASVHQRDSNGRTLLANAAYSGNLEVVNLLLSRQADLETEDHQGQTPLTLAARMGHTKVLHCLISHNANINHADQEGWTALRSAAWGGHSEAVTVLLESGGAEVDSVDTDHRTALRAAAWGGHEDIALTLLRHGADVNKVDTDGRTALIAAAYMGHREMVEILLDHGADINHRDADGRSALSVAALCVPASRGYANVVSLLIEQGAEVGHRDRDGLTPLLVAAYEGHADVVDLLLEGGADVDEADSTGRTPLLAAASMGHAAVVNALLFWGAAVDTIDSEGRTVLSIAAAHGNTEVVQTLLDRGLDENHRDDMGWSPLHMASFEGHCSVCLALIEQGARVTEVDNDGRIPVILAAQEGHCQCVEVLLGYKSPVDWRGYDGRTALCSAALEGHKDVVKMLLSKGASVDVKDADGRPLLYLLALDNQMEMLQLLLDEGAANLEARDLDGRTVLHVCSWQGNLELVKLLVKYGAEVNALDNDHRSALHSAAWQGHSSVVQFLIESGAPVDHACNQGATGLCIASQEGHTEVVRILVERGADPKHADSYGRTPMRVAAKRGQTKIMKLLEKFGAPAFNGYVAPVPGQKGEQHTTTVKTLSSGTSNSSGSPSVVAVETLSTNRMVSEKKQMGATSSPSGSPDSTVDHRKSLMSNNSLKSSKNSSIVTSSTSHSLATDQTVPIDSLTFTQQIQQHSLPRSRSRHSILTSPSSTLVKPKVSSQTSAISESAKSPSRHGGSSCLSSPVLGIELTQTSPKGKKGASGKVALTSVPEQTSKAEITKGSSKIGSPLITSVDNNKLHTEREISPFYWCRDKQTVSSGLEEKQNGILSKSHSRDPRSPKASPQKLNSTSAVEKVMMEPLITITTLDPELNLKQAIKLQFEGPTSGFNYKKETPL, encoded by the exons ATGACTCAGAGCTTGCTGCAGGGGAAGAGATTCTACTGTCGACAATGGGCTTTGCACAAGTTGCAGCGCTGCCTGGACTATGGTGCATGCAGCCGGAGCACTGGGGTCTTGGTGACTGGGGGTCCAGGCAGCGGTAAGACTGCCCTGTGCAGTGAGGTGCTGTGGCCAGTCTCTGAGCATGGCCAGCGGTTTGACCTATCGGTCAGGACTGTGGCCTATCACTTCTGCCAAGCTCAGGATGTCCAGACGTTGTCGGTCAGTGGATTTGTCCTGAGCCTGGTGGAGCAGATTGAGAGAAGCTCTTGGCTGCCcagttacagggagagactgCGGGAGGTTTCATTGCAGGCATTACTGGAGCGCAGCGAGTGTGAGAAAAACCCCGATGAAACCTTCAAAAG AGCCCTCCTTCTTCCTCTGCTGGACCTGCAGCCCCCATCACAGAATCTCCTGCTGCTCGTGGACTCCATCGATGAAGGGGAGATCTTCAAAGATGCCGACTGGAAGCCTTCTGGGAAGAGTGGGACCATCGCTGAGCTTCTGTCCAATCACCAGGAACTCTTCCCGTCCTGGTTACTCCTGGCGTGTTCAGCtcgaaaacaaaataaaacaattagCAGAATGTTTTCAG GTTTCCGGAAAATTTGCCTGGACGATCTCCGTAAATCCCACATTGTGAAGGACGTGCAGCAGTATATTCTGTGCCGATTAGACCAGGAGGAAGCTCTGAGGCAGCACCTGAGCCGTGACACTGCGGAAATGTTAAATCAGCttcacatcaagagcaatggctGCTTCCTATACTTGGAGAGAGTGTTGGACGGGGTGCTGGATAATTTTATCATGCTGCGTGAGATTCGTGATATTCCGGGCACCCTCAATGGCCTCTACCTTTGGCTGTGCCAACGACTCTTCACCCGCAAGCAGTTCACCAAGATCCAGCCAATTCTCAATGTGATGCTGGCTGCCCAGAGACCTCTGACCCCCCGGCAGTTGTTTGAAGCTGTGTGGACCAAAGGCACTTGTTTAACAGCCAATGATTTCCAGCGCAAGATGGAGACATTGTCCAAACTCCTGCTAGATGGGGAAGGGGGCACTAAGATTGTGTTTCACCACAGCTTTGCTGAGTGGCTGCTGGATGTTAAATATTGCACTCAGAAGTACCTGTGCAATGTGGCACAGGGGCATGCCATGCTGGCCATGGCTCTGACTTGCCGTGCCAAGGAACTGACCGCTGCTCAGGTACAAGAATACGCCCGGCACCtcgtccactcccagctccagcctgaGCCTTCCTGCCTGGCGTTGTGGATGGTGTGGAGTGGGGCACCAGTCAGCCGAGACTCCCTGGCCTCCATTTTGCCGGTGGAGCAGGAGGTCTTGCAGCTGCTGGTCAAAGCCGGTGCCTACGCGGCTGACCGGGAGGGAGCAGATTCCTCGGGAGTCATTCACCGCGCACTGGAGAGGGAGGATTCCATCCGGATGCTGCTGGAGAATGGGGCAAGTGTCCACCAGCGTGATTCGAATGGGCGCACACTGCTTGCCAACGCAGCTTATAGTGGCAACTTGGAGGTGGTCAACCTGCTGCTGTCCAGGCAGGCTGATCTAGAAACTGAAGACCATCAAGGACAGACACCCTTAACCCTGGCAGCTCGCATGGGCCACACTAAAGTCCTTCACTGCCTGATTTCACACAATGCCAACATCAATCATGCTGACCAGGAAGGCTGGACTGCACTGCGGTCAGCGGCCTGGGGAGGGCACTCTGAAGCTGTCACTGTGCTGCTGGAGTCTGGGGGAGCTGAGGTGGACAGTGTAGACACTGACCATCGCACTGCACTACGGGCTGCCGCCTGGGGTGGGCACGAAGACATTGCCCTCACCCTGCTACGGCATGGGGCTGATGTCAACAAGGTGGACACCGATGGACGCACTGCGCTGATTGCTGCTGCCTACATGGGTCACCGAGAGATGGTGGAGATCCTGCTGGACCacggtgctgacatcaatcaccgaGATGCAGATGGGCGTTCGGCGCTGTCTGTGGCAGCACTCTGTGTACCTGCCAGCCGTGGCTATGCCAATGTGGTGAGCCTGCTTATTGAGCAGGGTGCGGAGGTGGGGCACCGGGACCGCGATGGCCTGACCCCGCTTTTGGTGGCTGCATATGAAGGTCACGCAGACGTGGTGGATCTGCTGCTGGAGGGTGGAGCCGATGTGGATGAGGCAGACTCCACTGGGCGTACGCCACTCCTGGCTGCAGCCTCCATGGGTCATGCAGCTGTTGTCAATGCTCTGCTGTTCTGGGGAGCGGCTGTGGACACCATTGACAGTGAAGGTCGAACCGTACTCAGCATTGCTGCTGCTCATGGTAACACTGAGGTGGTCCAGACCCTCCTGGACAGAGGTCTGGATGAGAATCACCGCGATGACATGGGCTGGTCACCCCTTCACATGGCCAGCTTTGAGGGTCACTGCTCTGTCTGTCTGGCACTAATTGAGCAGGGTGCCAGGGTGACAGAAGTGGACAATGATGGAAGGATCCCAGTGATCCTGGCAGCTCAGGAAGGCCATTGCCAGTGTGTTGAGGTCCTGCTGGGATATAAATCTCCTGTGGACTGGCGAGGCTATGATGGGCGAACAGCGTTGTGTTCTGCAGCTCTCGAAGGTCATAAGGATGTGGTGAAGATGCTGTTGAGCAAAGGGGCAAGTGTAGACGTGAAGGATGCAGACGGGAGGCCTTTGCTGTACCTCTTGGCCTTGGACAACCAGATGGAGATGCTGCAGCTGCTCCTGGACGAAGGAGCTGCCAACCTGGAGGCACGGGACTTGGACGGACGGACAGTTCTGCACGTGTGTAGCTGGCAGGGTAACCTGGAGTTGGTAAAGTTACTGGTCAAGTATGGAGCAGAGGTGAACGCCTTGGATAATGACCATCGCTCAGCCCTGCATTCAGCAGCTTGGCAAGGCCACTCGTCTGTGGTGCAGTTTCTGATTGAAAGTGGTGCTCCTGTTGATCATGCCTGTAACCAGGGAGCCACCGGCCTCTGCATAGCCTCTCAGGAAGGTCATACTGAGGTGGTAAGGATCCTTGTGGAGAGGGGAGCAGATCCTAAGCATGCTGACTCATATGGCCGGACCCCAATGAGAGTGGCAGCCAAACGTGGGCAGACAAAAATCATGAAATTGTTAGAGAAATTTGGTGCACCGGCATTCAACGGTTATGTGGCACCAGTGCCTGGGCAGAAAGGGGAGCAACACACCACCACCGTGAAGACTCTGTCCTCTGGTACATCCAACAGTTCGGGAAGTCCCAGTGTGGTGGCTGTGGAGACGCTTTCTACCAACCGCATGGTCAGTGAGAAAAAGCAAATGGGGGCAACAAGCTCTCCCTCGGGGTCCCCAGATTCCACTGTGGATCATCGCAAGTCTCTCATGTCCAACAACTCTTTGAAAAGTTCTAAAAACTCCTCCATTGTCACCTCCTCCACCTCCCATTCCCTGGCCACTGACCAGACAGTGCCCATCGATAGCTTGACCTTCACTCAACAgatccagcaacactctctgcCTCGCAGCCGCAGCCGACACTCCATCCTCACCTCCCCTTCGTCAACACTGGTCAAACCCAAAGTCAGCTCACAGACCAGTGCCATATCAGAGTCAGCAAAGAGCCCCAGCAGACATGGGGGGAGCTCATGCTTATCGAGTCCAGTGCTGGGCATTGAGTTGACACAGACCAGTCCCAAGGGCAAGAAGGGAGCATCAGGGAAAGTTGCTCTGACCAGTGTCCCAGAGCAAACGTCCAAAGCTGAAATCACCAAGGGGAGCTCAAAGATTGGATCACCACTCATAACATCAGTTGACAACAACAAACTGCACACTGAGCGGGAGATCTCCCCCTTTTATTGGTGCCGTGACAAACAAACTGTGTCCTCAGGGCTGGAGGAGAAACAGAATGGAATCCTCAGCAAGTCTCACAGCAGAGATCCCAGGAGCCCAAAGGCCTCTCCCCAGAAGTTGAACAGCACCAGCGCAGTAGAGAAAGTGATGATGGAGCCATTGATCACAATCACAACCCTGGATCCTGAACTAAATCTCAAACAAGCTATCAAACTTCAATTCGAGGGCCCAACGAGTGGTTTTAATTACAAGAAGGAAACACCGTTATGA